The DNA region GGATTTCAAATTAGAGGACGTTAAGGAAGAAATGGAAAAAATAGATCCGATGTCTTCGCTTTTGGAATTTATGTCTTCAATCAGAGAAGGAGAAAATGTCTGGTTTCAGGTTTTAATCAGAGCTTCCGGAAATAAATGGCTGGAAGAAGGAGAAAAACTTAAGAAAAAGATTTCCGAAAAAACAAAAAGCAAGGAAGGGGCGCCTCCGCAGCCGCTCTTGCCCGGCGATACGGAAACGTTAAAAGCGCTGGACCGCAATATGGCAAAACTCGGATTTGACGCGGGTATTCGGGTAATTTACGCGGCGCGCCGGGATATTTTTAATCCGATAAATATCTCTTCCATCACAGGAGTAATGAAACAATACAACAGCCAAAACCTTAACGGATTTAAACCGCAGAAAAAAACGTCGGGCGGTTTTTGGTTTAAGAAAAAAAGAGAATACCGCAAACAGCGTTCAATGGTCAGAGCTTTTCGCCGACGGGATTATTTTTATCATCCTTTTCGGAGAAAATCTTTTGTTTTAAGTTCCGAAGAATTGGCGACTATTTATCATTATCCGGGCCGCGTGGTCAGCGCTCCCACTTTTGAAAGAGGCGAGAGGAAAAAAGGAACGCCGCCGCCGAATTTGCCGATATAATTATCCCTCACCCTTTAATTGTATGTTTTATGTCTATATTTTAAAATCAAAGAAAGATCAAAGCCATTATATTGGGTTTGCTGTTGATTTACGAAACAGAATAAGAAAACATAATCAAGGACTTGTGAAATCAACTAAAAATATAAGACCGATCGTATTGATTTATTATGAAGCTTACAGATCAAAAACAGATGCGCTTATTCGGGAAAAACAATTAAAACGTTTCGCACAAGGATTTTTTTCACTAAAAAGTCGACTTAAAAACTCTCTAATATTAAAAGGGTGAGGGATGGAAAAAAGCGATAAAATTTATTTTGCTCAGACTGATTTTAGGA from Candidatus Niyogibacteria bacterium includes:
- a CDS encoding GIY-YIG nuclease family protein, translated to MFYVYILKSKKDQSHYIGFAVDLRNRIRKHNQGLVKSTKNIRPIVLIYYEAYRSKTDALIREKQLKRFAQGFFSLKSRLKNSLILKG